From a single Mobula birostris isolate sMobBir1 chromosome 13, sMobBir1.hap1, whole genome shotgun sequence genomic region:
- the LOC140207014 gene encoding uncharacterized protein, whose amino-acid sequence MAHQRVHTGEQLFTCSDCGKGFTRSSALLRHQSVHTGERPFTCLDCGKGFTCSSKLKVHQRVHTGERPFTCSDCGKGFSSSSQLKIHQRFHTGERPFTCSDCGKGFTSSSELKGHQRFHTGEKPFTCSDCGKGFTRSSDLLVHTSVQTGERPFKCSDCGKGFTQSSKLKVHQRVHTGERPFTCSVCGKGFTWSSNLKAHQRVHTGELPFTCSDCGKGFTYSSHLKGHQRVHTGERPFTCSDCGKGFSRSSHLLVHKSVHTGESQFTCSVCGKGFTQSSQLKGHQSVHTGERPFTCSDCGKGFTRSFHLQRHQRLHTGERPFTCSDFGKRFSQPNQPNVHD is encoded by the coding sequence atggctcaccagcgagttcacactggagagcagctgttcacctgctcagactgtgggaagggattcactcggtcatccgccctactgagacaccagtcagttcacaccggggagcggccgttcacctgcctggactgtgggaagggatttacttgctcatctaaactgaaggtacatcagagagttcacactggagagaggccattcacctgctcagactgtgggaagggattcagttcgtcatctcaactgaagatacatcagcgatttcacactggggagcggccgttcacctgctcggactgtgggaagggattcacttcgtcatctgaactgaagggacatcagcgatttcacaccggtgagaagccgttcacctgctcagactgtgggaagggattcactcggtcatccgacctactggtACACACGTCAGTTCagactggggagaggccgttcaaatgctcagactgtgggaagggattcactcagtcatctaaactgaaggtacatcagagagttcacactggggagaggccattcacctgctcagtgtgtgggaagggattcacttggtcatccaacctgaaggcacaccagcgagttcacacaggggagctgccgttcacctgctcagactgtgggaagggattcacttactcatctcatctgaagggacatcagcgagttcacactggggagaggccgttcacctgctcagactgtgggaagggattcagtcggtcatcccacctacttgtacacaagtcagttcacactggggagagccagttcacctgctcagtgtgtgggaagggattcactcagtcatctcaactgaagggacaccagtcagttcacactggggagaggccgtttacctgctcagactgtgggaaaggattcactcggtcattccacctacagagacaccagcgacttcacactggggagaggccgttcacctgctcagactttgggaagagattctctcagccaaatcaaccaaatgtgcatgactga